In a genomic window of Acidobacteriota bacterium:
- a CDS encoding dihydrofolate reductase, with translation MGRIRYVVAMSLDGYIAGPNGEADWIIMDPEINFQALFAEFDTILVGRKTFEKMPKGSKSKKSPMPTFVFSQTLRPEDYPNVTIVSELSEPTLSAIRAQAKKDIWLFGGGGLFRSLLEAGQVDSVETAIIPVLLGGGIPLLPTPAKQTKLTLTGHKVYQTGIVSLVYQTGNKAK, from the coding sequence ATGGGACGCATTCGATATGTGGTGGCGATGAGTCTGGACGGCTACATCGCCGGGCCAAATGGTGAAGCTGACTGGATTATTATGGACCCGGAGATCAATTTTCAGGCGCTTTTTGCCGAGTTTGACACGATTCTGGTAGGCCGCAAAACCTTCGAGAAGATGCCAAAGGGAAGTAAGTCCAAAAAGTCTCCGATGCCGACCTTTGTTTTTTCACAGACGCTCCGACCGGAAGACTATCCAAACGTGACGATTGTTTCCGAACTGTCAGAACCAACCCTTTCAGCTATCCGGGCCCAGGCCAAAAAGGACATCTGGCTTTTTGGTGGTGGTGGACTGTTCCGCAGCCTGCTTGAGGCCGGACAGGTGGACAGCGTCGAAACGGCCATCATCCCGGTGCTGCTGGGTGGAGGGATTCCATTGCTTCCGACTCCGGCCAAACAAACGAAGTTGACATTGACCGGGCATAAGGTTTACCAGACCGGAATTGTCTCGCTGGTGTATCAAACTGGAAACAAAGCCAAATGA